In Cytobacillus oceanisediminis, the following proteins share a genomic window:
- a CDS encoding response regulator transcription factor, which yields MIRVAVVDDHEMVRKGIISYLATEAGIEVIGEAESGNDAVQLVLKERPEIVLMDLLMENGNGIEATREILKSYPGCKIIIITSYYDDEQVFPAIEAGAFSYMLKTANAAEVVNAIKKAAKGEPVIESKVAGKMVSRFREKEKKPHDDLTEREFDVLLCIGEGMTNQEISEELFIGIKTVKTHVSNILSKLGVTDRTQAAVYANRNGIIKKQA from the coding sequence ATGATCAGGGTTGCTGTAGTAGATGATCATGAAATGGTAAGAAAGGGCATTATTTCTTATTTGGCAACGGAAGCTGGCATAGAGGTGATTGGGGAAGCAGAAAGCGGAAATGATGCTGTACAGCTTGTACTCAAAGAACGGCCGGAAATCGTTCTGATGGATTTGCTGATGGAAAATGGGAACGGAATTGAAGCGACAAGGGAGATTTTAAAAAGCTATCCTGGATGCAAAATTATAATCATAACCAGCTATTACGATGATGAACAAGTTTTCCCGGCAATTGAAGCGGGTGCGTTCAGCTATATGCTTAAAACAGCAAATGCTGCCGAGGTTGTGAATGCAATTAAGAAAGCTGCAAAAGGAGAGCCCGTTATTGAATCAAAGGTTGCAGGGAAAATGGTAAGCCGTTTTAGAGAAAAAGAGAAAAAGCCTCATGACGATTTAACTGAAAGGGAGTTTGATGTCCTGCTCTGCATTGGGGAAGGGATGACAAACCAGGAAATAAGTGAAGAATTGTTCATTGGCATCAAAACAGTCAAAACACATGTAAGCAATATCCTCAGTAAACTGGGCGTTACTGACCGTACACAGGCAGCGGTTTATGCCAATCGAAATGGCATAATTAAAAAGCAGGCATAG
- a CDS encoding antibiotic biosynthesis monooxygenase family protein, producing the protein MKIYMARGTYDFLKKIEEKHSDETMVAMQNTESALLIHETAGASIFKEPRSYEVIDSSGTFTDAGFAVLNNIPVTDEGRPLFEHRFKNRAGLIENEPGFAAIRVLRPLESNTYIILTLWRDEKSFKNWQNSKAYEKAHEKRGTESGIDKTPNIFSSPSYVTQYYIPEEE; encoded by the coding sequence ATGAAGATATATATGGCCAGAGGAACTTACGATTTTTTGAAAAAAATTGAGGAAAAGCACTCCGATGAAACCATGGTTGCAATGCAAAATACTGAGAGTGCCTTATTAATCCACGAAACTGCAGGCGCCTCCATTTTTAAAGAACCTCGTTCCTATGAAGTAATTGATTCTTCCGGGACATTCACGGATGCAGGATTTGCAGTTCTGAATAATATACCTGTTACAGATGAAGGCAGGCCGCTTTTTGAGCACCGGTTTAAAAACAGGGCGGGACTTATCGAAAATGAACCGGGATTTGCGGCTATCCGGGTTCTGCGGCCTCTTGAATCAAACACATATATCATTCTAACGCTATGGCGGGATGAAAAATCCTTTAAGAACTGGCAGAATTCCAAAGCATATGAAAAAGCACATGAAAAACGCGGGACGGAAAGCGGCATCGATAAGACACCGAATATATTCTCCAGCCCTTCATATGTGACCCAATATTATATCCCTGAAGAAGAGTAA